AACGACAAATGCTGGATGTATTACGGTTGGTTAACCTCAGCGATCTGTCGCACACTCCGCAAGATACCCTGAACTACTGGATTGGCGAACACGGTAATCGACTAAGCGGCGGACAGGCGCAACGGCTTGCTCTGGCGCAGGTTCTGTTAAAAAACAGCCCTGTATTGATTTTTGACGAGGTAACCTCAAGCCTCGATGCGGAAACCGAGCGTCTTATTTTAAAGAATATCTTTGATCATTTTAAAGAGCAAACGATCATCAACATCACGCATCGTTTAAACAACATGGAACACTACAATATGATTTTTGTACTAAACGAAGGTGAATTGATTGGCCGGGGCACACATCACGATTTAATGAGAGAGAATGAGCACTACCGCCATTTATTCAAGATTTTTCAGGAGAGCTTATTGTTTGCTTGATTTTGTTTCGTGGTTGGGAGAGGTCTTTTTTCCAGACGGGCAAGGTAAAACTAAAAACGGTTTCGCTGCCGGGGTTACACTTTACAGAAATCTTTTGACCGTGGGCTTCAACAATTTTTTTAACAATGGCCAGGCCCAGGCCGCTTCCGCCTGACTTACGGTTTCTGCTTTTATCCACACGGTAAAAACGCTCGAAAACATAAGGTAGATCTTCGACGGGAATGCCGGGCCCGTTATCCGCAATTTTAACAATGACATGGTTTTCCGCTTTCAGCAATTCAAGATTAACCGTTGCCCCCTTCCCGCTGAACTTCAGTGCGTTTTGAATCAGATTGGAGATGGCGCGTTCGATCATTCCGATATCGCCCATCACCAGAGGCAAATTTTTAGGAAAACGGGAAATCAGATTAATATTCAAACTTTCGGATTGAGGTTGAAATTTTAACACAATATCCTGGGCTAACTCGGCAATGGAAAAGGGCTCGATTGCCGGCTCAATTTGTTTGGCGTCAAATTTGGCCAGTTCAAACAATTCGCTCACCAGTTCGCTTAAATGCACCACATTTTTGTGAATGATCTGCAGGAATTTTTTACGTTCTTTTTGTGACAGCTTTTCATCCTTGATCATTAAGGTTTCCACATAACCGCGGGTGGATGCCAGCGGACTGCGCAGATCGTGAGAGATATTGGCGATAAACTCGCGACGCATGCGATCATTTCTCTCCAGATCACGCAGGTAGGTTTCAAAAGCGCTGGCCATGTTATTAAAAGCCACGCCCAGTTCGCCAATTTCGTCTCGCGAAGTGATGGGTATTCGTGCATCGTATTTGCCGTTTTTGAAAAAATTAACCACATTGCGCATGATCTGCAGACGCTTGTTCAAAAAGAAAAACACTAAAAACCCGGCAAATAAACTGAACATCACGGCAAGCATGGCGGCCAACGCCGTGTTTTGCAGTACGCCGCTGTCCATGATCGACTGCAAGGAAAGTGTATTCAGCGGCACATTGTAGGTAATCAATAAATAAGCATACTGATCGTCTAAGTGCAAAGGACTTGCAGAAAAAATCACCTTACCGTCTGGATCGAGAGGATTGTCAATGAACACGGCCTCTTTTAAATTTTGATCTTTAGCGGCAATAAATTCAAGAATGGGCTGCACATCAATTTTTTTACGTTTAATTTCACTGGCATCGGTTAACGTTTGCAAAATGCGGCCAGTTTGGTCCACGATATAGATATGAGCATCAGGATTGAGGAGCGTTAAATTTTGTGTATCATTGGTAATGGTGGTTAACGAACAGCCGGCTTTCACGCGTTCTTCAATCATGCGCGCCAGAGCCGCTGCCGTTTTAGCATGCAGCTTTTGATCTTTCTCGTAATAATAGTCAAACGTACAGGTTAAGGAGAGGTACATCTGAACGGCCGACAGCGCCAGTATTTGTATTAAAAAGATCAACGCAATTTTACCAAACAAACTTTTCAGAATCGTCTTCATTGCCCCACATCATCCTCATCCATAAACTTGTAACCAACGCCCCAAACCGTTTTGATATATCGCGGATTGGAAGGATCGTCTTCGATTTTAGCCCTTAAACGATTAATATGCGAATTAACGGTATGTTCATAACCGGAAAATTGATACCCCCACACCATATTTAACAATTTTTCTCGCGAAAAGGCCCTGCCTGGATTCGAAATAAAAAGCTTTAAAAGTTCAAACTCTTTGGCCGTCAACTCGATATTTTTGTTTTTAAGCAAAACGCGGCGCTTGGCCACATTAACCGCCAGATCGCCGGTTTTGAACTCTTCAGGTCCGTCGGACTCATTGCTTTCTTCGTAAGCCTTTATCCGCCGTAAAATCGTTTTCACCCTGGCCAGCAACTCTCTGATGGAGAAGGGCTTGGTGATGTAATCGTCGGCGCCTAATTCCAGCCCTAACACCTTATCCAGCTCTTCGCTGCGGGCTGTGAGCATTAAAATGGGCAGCTTCTTCTTTTTCTCTCTTAAAATTTTACAGACTTCAAGGCCATCCAGTGCAGGTAGCATGACGTCTAAAATCACCAGTTGATAATCGTTTTTGAGCGCCCGCTCCAGGCCACGATCCCCCTGATTGGCCACATCGAGATCAATGCCCAGGTCCCGCAGATGCAGCTCCAGTAAAGCGCAAATCTCCGTGTCGTCCTCTATTAACAAAACATTTCTGTTCATAACATCCATCCGTTCTGCTGGTAATTCAATTTACCAGCAAATGATCACGAAACCATTGCAAAAAGTTAATCTTTTTAAGAAATAACTGGAAAAAGGGAAGGATAATTCCGAAGAGGGCAAACTAACGGTTAAAATATCCTGGTCAGGTAATACATGGCCGAAAAAAGCAAGGCCACGCTTGAAGTCAACGAAAAAGCCTCTTTGATGGTGTACCAGTTGGTGTGGTTCACATAAATCACATCGCCCGGCTGCAATCGTATTTGTTCTTCGCTTAAAGACAACATCTTTTTCAAATTAATCGTTAGTTCTTTTTTATATGTCTTTCCGTTTTTATCTTTATAAGACCGGATAATCTGAACGTCGTCCAGGTCGGCATACGTGCCGGGCCCGCCAGCCAGAGAGAGCAGTTCGATTAAATTGGTCGAGCTGGCCACCTCGTAAAGGCCGGGTTTTTGAACAAAGCCCCACAGGCTGACCGTAATGGTAATATCGCCGGGTTTGGCGTAATAATAGTTCACAGATTTGCCCGTCATATTGCGAGCCGCCATGTTCATTTGATCTGTTTGCGCAAACAAAGGCCCCACAGCCATCACAAACAATCCCAAGGCAAACAACCATTTCCGCATAGATTTCATCCTTTAATTACTTAAGAAGTTTCCGTTCGTTTTTTCTTCGCTTTTTTTCCGCCTGTATGGCCATAGGTGTAATAACCATAGTAGCCGTAATAACGGCTTTTATACTGGCCATAATAGCTTCCGTAAGCGCGTTTAATGTCGAAATTATTCATGGCCACGCCAAGAATATGCGCATTGACGCGCTCCAGTTGCTCAATCGAGTGTTCCAATTCATCAAAGATCGTTGTGCCTGCCAGAATGATCAGCAGCGTTCCTTCCACCTGTGTTGCAAGAATGGAAGCGTCGGTCACCGCCAGCACAGGAGCTGTGTCAAATATCACCAAATCGTACATGGATTTCAAACGGTCGATTAATTCGTGGGTTTGCGGCGCGGCGAGAATCTCTGAAGGATTGGGCGGCACCAGACCGGAAGTCATCACCGAAAGATGGGGAATTACCTCTTTATGAGTAATTTCATCCAGCGTATTTTGCCCGAACAGATGGTTGGTTAAGCCCGGTTCCTTGGGCAGACCAAATAATCTGTGAATGGCCGGGCGACGCAAATCTGTATCGACCAGCAGGGTGTTTAGTCCCGCCTGGGAAAAGGTAATAGCCAGATTGGAAGCCGTGGTGGTTTTTCCTTCCTTTGGATTCGGGCTGGTAACCAGAAAACTTTTTAAAGGCTTGTCAAGTCGGGCATATTGCAAGTTGGTTCGCAAGCGGCGGTATCCCTCAGCAACGGAAGAGCGAGGGCTTAATAAAGCGATTAAGTGATCGTCGATAGCAGGATTCTCTTTATTCTGTGCCAATTCCGCAATCATCTGCGAATCCATGCTGGGGATAACGGACAAGGGCTGCCAGCCACGTCTCTTAAGGTCTTCCGGCGTACGGATACTGACATCCAGATATTCAAGCAAAAATACCAGCCCCACGCCCAATCCCAGACCGAGCAAGGCGCCCAGCATTAAATTCATCCGGATTTTAGGAGAGATGGGTAATTTGGGCACAATGGCCTGATCGATAATTTCAATGTAGCCGAATTGCGACTGTTCGGCAATGGTCGCTTCCTGATACTTTTCTTCAACCAGCAAATACAGTTTTTCGGCGCTAAGGCGTGCGCGCTGCAACCGGGCGAACTCAATGCTTCTTTTAGGAATGCGATCAAATTGTTTCTGGTAATCCAGAAGCACGACGGCCAGGGCCTTTTTCTTTGCTTCCAGCGCCTGAACCTGTATTTGCGTGTCAAAAATTTTCTGTTTGACTTCCACCAGGTATTTTGCAGGATCGGTTAACTGTCCGGGTAAAACCGATTTTAGATAATCGTTGGTTCGCTTTCGGAGCTTTTTACGCAAATTATCGATTTGCGAATCGATTTTGATCAGTTTCTCCTTGTAAATAGGATCTTCTGCCGCATGTGGATTTTGAGAAATGGTAATGTCTTTTTCAACTTCCAGGCGGGCAATCTCCTCCTGTAATAAACGAATGTAAGGATCGCTGGCGTCGCTCATAATCCTGGCCACATTGGGCTCCTGCCGCGCAATTTGTTTTCGGTAAAAATTGAGCGACTCTTTTACCGATTCCAGTTCTATGCTCACATTTTCATACTGTGCCTGAACCGTGGCCAGTTGTTCAATTACTTTTTGCGACTCGTCATCTACCGATACAATACCCGTCTGTTCCATGTAACGCTGCAGCGCTTCTTCCGCTTTGGCCAATTGTTCTTGTTTGGCGATCAACTGCTTTTCCAGAAATTCACGCGCCGCTTTGGAACGCGTTCGACTCATCCGTAAATTGCGTTCGTAATAAGCCCGGGCAAATTGATTGGCAATAAGCGCCGCATCGCGCGGATCGCCGCTTTTTGCTATTATTTTGATTACCTCAGAATCGCGAACAGGTTCAAACTCCACCGTCCGGATTAAGACACCGGTTAATTCTTCTTCCGACAAAATTTCACGGCCCAATTCATCCTCTTCAGGCGCTCTGATGCAGTGTAATATTTCCTGTGAATTATCGTAATATTTTTTGGCCAACAGTTCTCTGGCCACGGCATTAGCCACCGAACGGGATTTCAAAATTTCCAGCTCATTATTCAAGTTTTGCGCAAAGCCCAGCCCGGTCGGATCGAACAATAATAATCCTCCCTGCCCCTTGCTCTGCGTGTTAACCAGCACCGTGGCCTGCGCCTGATAAACGGGCTGACTATTGATTGTGTAAACAACCGCCGTCAAAAATACGACCAGAAATGAAACGAGAACGATCCATTTTCTGCGCAGGATTATTTGCAAATAATCCTGAAGCTTCATTACCTCTTCTTCGTTTTCAAAACCGGTATAACTTTGCGCCAAAGGCTTTCCGTTACCAGGATAACCTTCGCCCATATTCATTTTTTCACTGCTCATGCTTGCCCTAAAAAAAATTTATTTTATTAACACCTAAGAGTTATCGTTAAATAATTCAAAAAGATTAAACCTGCATAAATAAATAAAGAAAATAATTAAAAATTCTTAATACAATGTACTGGTTTTTAACTTAGAAATCAAGGATTTAACATCAACATTTGCGGCTATTTATAAAATTTTTTTATGATTTTAATCACCTGCTCTATTTCCTGGTCATTATTATAAAAATGCGGCGCCAGGCGTATTAACCCATTGCGTAACGAAGCAACAACCTGATGCTTTTTCAATTCTTCGAACAATTCTTCAGCGCGCGCTGCCTTAAATGAGTAAATTCCTGACCAATGATGCCGATCTTTTGTATTCACAAAAATAAGCCCAATTTTTTCCAGCTCTTCCACCAGCATTTCACCCAACTTAAAAAGGTGTTCCTGAATTTTGCCTGGATTCGCTTCCATCAGCAATTCCACCGACGCCGATAAAGCGGTAATTCCGATAAAATTTGATGTTCCATATTCGAAACGGCGGGCATCGGGCAAAAACTCGAGCTGATAGTCGAAAAAATCCCAGGCATTTTCAACAGCCAGCCACCCGGTAAAAGCCGGATGCAGTCTGGAAAAAAGTTCCGGCGCGATGTACATAAAGCCCGCCCCCATGGCGCCCATCAGCCATTTGTGTCCCCCGTTGGACAAAAAATCAATATGACAGGCCTGCACATCTAATGGCAGCGCGCCAACCCCCTGAATACCATCCACTGAGAAGAGAATGCCCTGTTCTTTGCAAAGCTGGCCAATGGCCTGCAAATCGTTGCGAAAACCGCTGGAAAATTCGACAAAACTAATGGAAAGCAGCCTTGTCTTTGAAGTGATGGCCGCCTTAATTTTCTCCAGATCAACGAGCCCGTCAGGAGAAGAAATCTTTTTAACTATCACGCCTTTTCTTTCCAGATTCAAGAATGGGTACATATTACTCGGGAACTCACAATCCGGCACCAGTACTTCATCGCCTGCCTGCCATTCCAGCCCATTGACCAGGTGATTAAAGCCCTCAGAGGTGTTCGTAATAAAGGCAATATTTTCCGGACGGGCATTAATCAAACGGGCCAGCAAATTTCGTGTTTTATTCCGCAGTTCATCGGCCTTTTTAAATACATCAATCGTTCCGAACTGGCGCTCATCAAGATACCACTCCAACCGCTCGGTTACGCGCGTCGAAAACGGCGAAATGGCAGCATGATTGAGATAAATCTTCTGTGAGGTTATCGGAAATAGTTTTCGATAGTCGTGAAACATTGTTTTCCTTTTAATTATTTTCTAAATTTTAAAAATAACAGATTATGAGGTTCATTTCAATTTGTTTTAAGATTTTATTTGCTTTTTGTGTTTTCATTTCTTTTCTTTGAAACTTGTCGCCGGAAAAATTTTAAGGAAGGTGTTTGAAATGGCAGTAAAAGAAATGAAAAAGATTCCCGTCCAGCCCGTATCGGTGGGTAAAGGCGCTTT
This sequence is a window from Caldithrix abyssi DSM 13497. Protein-coding genes within it:
- a CDS encoding sensor histidine kinase produces the protein MKTILKSLFGKIALIFLIQILALSAVQMYLSLTCTFDYYYEKDQKLHAKTAAALARMIEERVKAGCSLTTITNDTQNLTLLNPDAHIYIVDQTGRILQTLTDASEIKRKKIDVQPILEFIAAKDQNLKEAVFIDNPLDPDGKVIFSASPLHLDDQYAYLLITYNVPLNTLSLQSIMDSGVLQNTALAAMLAVMFSLFAGFLVFFFLNKRLQIMRNVVNFFKNGKYDARIPITSRDEIGELGVAFNNMASAFETYLRDLERNDRMRREFIANISHDLRSPLASTRGYVETLMIKDEKLSQKERKKFLQIIHKNVVHLSELVSELFELAKFDAKQIEPAIEPFSIAELAQDIVLKFQPQSESLNINLISRFPKNLPLVMGDIGMIERAISNLIQNALKFSGKGATVNLELLKAENHVIVKIADNGPGIPVEDLPYVFERFYRVDKSRNRKSGGSGLGLAIVKKIVEAHGQKISVKCNPGSETVFSFTLPVWKKDLSQPRNKIKQTISSPEKS
- a CDS encoding response regulator transcription factor: MNRNVLLIEDDTEICALLELHLRDLGIDLDVANQGDRGLERALKNDYQLVILDVMLPALDGLEVCKILREKKKKLPILMLTARSEELDKVLGLELGADDYITKPFSIRELLARVKTILRRIKAYEESNESDGPEEFKTGDLAVNVAKRRVLLKNKNIELTAKEFELLKLFISNPGRAFSREKLLNMVWGYQFSGYEHTVNSHINRLRAKIEDDPSNPRYIKTVWGVGYKFMDEDDVGQ
- a CDS encoding polysaccharide biosynthesis/export family protein yields the protein MRKWLFALGLFVMAVGPLFAQTDQMNMAARNMTGKSVNYYYAKPGDITITVSLWGFVQKPGLYEVASSTNLIELLSLAGGPGTYADLDDVQIIRSYKDKNGKTYKKELTINLKKMLSLSEEQIRLQPGDVIYVNHTNWYTIKEAFSLTSSVALLFSAMYYLTRIF
- a CDS encoding GumC family protein, which gives rise to MSSEKMNMGEGYPGNGKPLAQSYTGFENEEEVMKLQDYLQIILRRKWIVLVSFLVVFLTAVVYTINSQPVYQAQATVLVNTQSKGQGGLLLFDPTGLGFAQNLNNELEILKSRSVANAVARELLAKKYYDNSQEILHCIRAPEEDELGREILSEEELTGVLIRTVEFEPVRDSEVIKIIAKSGDPRDAALIANQFARAYYERNLRMSRTRSKAAREFLEKQLIAKQEQLAKAEEALQRYMEQTGIVSVDDESQKVIEQLATVQAQYENVSIELESVKESLNFYRKQIARQEPNVARIMSDASDPYIRLLQEEIARLEVEKDITISQNPHAAEDPIYKEKLIKIDSQIDNLRKKLRKRTNDYLKSVLPGQLTDPAKYLVEVKQKIFDTQIQVQALEAKKKALAVVLLDYQKQFDRIPKRSIEFARLQRARLSAEKLYLLVEEKYQEATIAEQSQFGYIEIIDQAIVPKLPISPKIRMNLMLGALLGLGLGVGLVFLLEYLDVSIRTPEDLKRRGWQPLSVIPSMDSQMIAELAQNKENPAIDDHLIALLSPRSSVAEGYRRLRTNLQYARLDKPLKSFLVTSPNPKEGKTTTASNLAITFSQAGLNTLLVDTDLRRPAIHRLFGLPKEPGLTNHLFGQNTLDEITHKEVIPHLSVMTSGLVPPNPSEILAAPQTHELIDRLKSMYDLVIFDTAPVLAVTDASILATQVEGTLLIILAGTTIFDELEHSIEQLERVNAHILGVAMNNFDIKRAYGSYYGQYKSRYYGYYGYYTYGHTGGKKAKKKRTETS
- a CDS encoding aminotransferase class V-fold PLP-dependent enzyme, whose amino-acid sequence is MFHDYRKLFPITSQKIYLNHAAISPFSTRVTERLEWYLDERQFGTIDVFKKADELRNKTRNLLARLINARPENIAFITNTSEGFNHLVNGLEWQAGDEVLVPDCEFPSNMYPFLNLERKGVIVKKISSPDGLVDLEKIKAAITSKTRLLSISFVEFSSGFRNDLQAIGQLCKEQGILFSVDGIQGVGALPLDVQACHIDFLSNGGHKWLMGAMGAGFMYIAPELFSRLHPAFTGWLAVENAWDFFDYQLEFLPDARRFEYGTSNFIGITALSASVELLMEANPGKIQEHLFKLGEMLVEELEKIGLIFVNTKDRHHWSGIYSFKAARAEELFEELKKHQVVASLRNGLIRLAPHFYNNDQEIEQVIKIIKKFYK